ctgtcctaagtgcaggactctgcacttgtccttgttgaacctcatcaggtttcttttggcccagtcctctaatttgtctaggtccctctatatcctatccctaccctccagcgtatctaccactcttccaagtttagtgtcatctgcagacttgctgagagtgcagtccatgccatcctccagatcattaatgaagatattgaacaaaactggccccaggaccgacccttggggtactccgcttgaaaccggctgccaactagacatggagccattgatcactacccgttgagcccgacgatctagccagctttctcttcaccttatagtccattcatccagcccgtaCTTCTTTAACCTGCTGGCAAGTAGCTGttatgggataagaaggaaggtcctctcatggcaCACtaactaggaaacaaaggataggactaaatggtcagtttGCACAGTGGAaggaggtaaatagcagggtcctccAAGGCTCagcactgggaccagtgctgttcaaaatattaataaattatctggaaagggaggtaaacagtgaggtggcaaagtttgcagatgatacaaaattactcaagatagttaaggccaAAACTGActctgaagagttacaaagggatctcacaaaactgggtgactgggcaacagaatggcagatgaaattcattgttgataaatgtaaagcaatcaacattgaaaaacataatcccaactatatatacaaaactATGGGTCTAAATTTGCtattactactcaagaaagagatcttggattcaCTATGGATAGTTTTTTGAAAACATCAgatcagtgtgcagcagcagttaatAAAATCAACAGAATATAGGTCCCATTAGGAAAGGgttagatcaggcctgcacaacatgcggcccccagcccgcgtgggctcactgtgcggcctgcgggcaagcagtgggtggggctgctgggtttGCCCCCTGCCCGGATGGGGGCCCCGCCTCACAGCCCCGTGCGCACCGCGCCCCAACCACCCTAACAGCCAGAACCGCATGCGTCTCTGTCTCTCGCTCCCCCCGCCTGGTGTACAGCAGGTGCGTCACTTCTGGGGCCCGCAGAGGCGGGAAGCGGTGGGCACGAGGCAGAGCTGGTAAGTGCCAAGTGAGGGGAGGGGCGCCTGGCCTGGGTTCGAGCCGCAGCTCCGGTGGGCCGAgacaccctctcccccccagccctcccttcggttgggggcagggcggggtggcTACTGCACTGGTTGGTCACAGGGCAGCCTCCGTTGTGATCGGGGGGTGGttgaactgtctgtgggcagccaggaaatccctgggggaggggtgcatgtgtgtgtgtgttgcacctgccctgccccaactgctgcccccttccccctccccggcccctatCACACTGCCCCCCCGCAGCTCTCTGcgcccctgtgtttgtgtgttggacagtcacatccaatccgttcacactgccccccttttccctcctcttagttcatagccccagaaaatcccttcaaactgtcccctctttcccctccccttatttcatggGAGGATGACGAGCCGAGCGGGCGAGGCGGTTGTTTCTGCGGGgtcgggcggcgctgggggggatgtttcagtggggctgggtggcgtTGGAGGGTTGGGGGTCTATGTTTCGGCAGGGCCGgagggtttcggccctcagctgttttctttggagtaatatgaccctcgctgctttacgagttgtgcaggcctgggttAAATAATAAGAGAGACAATATCATAATGTaactatataaatcaatggtatgcccacaccttgaatatcgCATACAGTTCTGGTTACtccgtctcaaaaaagatatattagaattggaaaaagtacagcacaaggcaacaaaaatgattagcgggatggaacagcttcgatatgaggagaaattaaaaagaaggGACTGTTCATTTTAGTAAAGAGACAAGAAAGcgggggggggatatgatggaggtctatacactcatgaatggtgtggagaaagtgaataaggaagtgttatgtgAGGGGGTAactaacacaagaaccaggaggtcacccaatgaaattatttGCAGTAggtttaaagcaaagaaaaagaagtacttcacacaatgcacagtcaacctgtggaatctgttgccaggggatgctgtgaaggccaaaagtataacttgcttaaaaaagaattagacaagttcatggaagataggttcatcagtggctattagcaagatgatcagggacacagccccatgttctaggtgtccctaaactgctgactgccagaagctgggactggacaagaggggatggatcactcaataaattgccctgttctgtttattgcCTCTAAagaatctggcattggccactgtcggaagataggatactgggcgagatggaccattggtctgaccgaGTATGGGTGTTCTTATGAGATCAGTTTACTGTTTAACATATTATACTAGTGGTGCATTCAGCATGAGgtgtctagtgcaggggtaggcaacctatggcacgtgtgccaaaggcgtcacgcaagctgattttcagtggcactcacactgcccgggtcctggccaccggtccgggggggctctgcattttaatttaattttaaatgaagctttttaaacattttaaaaaccttatttactttacatacaataatagtttagttatatattatagacttatagaaagaccttctaaaaactttaaaatgtattactggcacacacaaagccttaaattagagtgaataaatgaagactcggcacaccacttctgaaaggttgccaacccctggtctagtgcaAGCAGTATTTAGAGCAGTTCTCCATTGGGGTATGACACCAGATTCTTCCAAGGAGAATAAGTGACACACATTACTGAGTTAAGGTAGCACATGGTTCCCACATCCTGAAACAATTTACTTACACAGGTTTAGCCCTGTGAGGTATGTGAATGTGTGGAAGAAGATGGGATGATAACATATATGGGAGAATGAGAAAATAGGTAGGCAATAAAAAGAATGAATTAGAATGGGTGGAAGTTAGTGGGCACACAGGAAAGTTCAGGGATTCAAGTGAAGGGGCATTGAACACCAAATACATACAAATAAGGGTGTGGAAGTTGTGGGGCTGGGGAATCACCTGGAGCAGGGGGGAAAAGATGGGACAGAAAAGGAAGGTGATAGGACAAGCAAGGGGCAAATCACATACTATAGATAAGAGAATGAGTAGAAGAGTATGTATGGGGAAAGTCagtgagttgggggagggggctgttgaTTTGGTATTCAGAGGCAGATTTCTGTTTTGTGGGGCACTGAGCCAGAGTAAGTGggggccacttcccaccccttccacctgcacccccccccaccatccccacccctccagtgctcctgctgggaaatggggtggggtgtgggggcttcccccacctggcactcctgccagggagtgggggcttgtCCTGCTcgcccagggagcagggtcagggcacGGGGAAATAAAGTGCCTGGTGGTCACTTATACAAAATTATATCTCTCTAGCAATGCAAAGAGAACACTTAATATGAATCTTCTAACAAAACCCTGTGTAGTGAAGGGAGTCTGTCCTGGGCGTTAAGTGTAAGATCTTCACTTGAATAAGTTTGACTATGTCAGTCCCACCCACATGTAAAGGAAGAAGGATGTTTGCTGTTCACTTAGGAATGGCTAGGGATGTCTGATGTGGAAACTTTAGACTGCTGGAAAAGAAATAGGCCAAATAACATAAAAGAAGCAACATGGCTGGCAGGGATTTAAATATTGAAGagacaatttaaaatattttataaattgtaCTAGACCCCAGAATGATGACTTCTGGCTAGGAGTGAGAGACTATACTCTATTCtagaaaagcagaaagaaatTAGAGTACAGTAATGTTTTAGAGTGGCCCAAGAACAACAGCAGCAAAAATAGATCATAaaatgttcttgctgcttctgttaTGTATGCTGGCAGGCTGTTGGTCATTACTGAGCATTTAATATGGAAAAGTCATATGGTTTATTTGTGTGGAAAAGTTTGTCAGGATCAATGTTTACCAGGGAAAATGAATCTCAGATCTAAGAAGTCATATCTTgtgataatatatatatattgtggcaaagttcctcctctcctctagtaggtcctgcacttattggcagatttcttcccctcagtggttttccccttggatgaaacccataatctggatcaactactcctatgtctgattaggagtagcggagctaggggggaacccgggcccgccctctactctgggttccagcccagggccctgtgaattgcagcagtctctatagtgctacttgtaaccgctgcttgaccgctacagctccctgggctacttccccatagcctccttcaagcaccttctttatcctcaccacaggatcctcctggtgtctgatgctgctagattgtatggtgttttcctcaatcctccagtagtaccccttcttagttccttgtgtctcttgctcccagctcctcctccctagactggcgtgagctcccctttttataccaggtgccttgattagcctgtcctgattggctgcaggtgctccaatcaatgtagctctctccggtgccttctagaaagttcttaattggccccaggtgccttgattagcctggagcaactgccattttggttcccatggtactagggatttgcttagcctggagctaacatacctgctcctcaatactttcctgtaaccatccggccttgctccatcacattatatatatatatatatataatgtgatggagcaaggccggatggctactcTACTCTTctccacaatatatatatatatattgtggagAAGAGTAGAGTAGATGTAGAAGAGTTCAAAGAAGTGTgggaatacagtaactcctcacttaacgttgtagttatgttcctgaaaaatgcgactttaagtgaaacaatgttaagtgaatccaattttgccataagaatgaatgtaaatggggggcttagggttccagggaaattttctTATGCCATAAAGTACAGTACAGTAcgatagttgggaggtgcccccgccttaccccacacagacacagcccactggcactggagacaatgaggcaggcaaggaggctgaaggtgctgtaggctagggaGAAGCACCTTGTGCAGCAGCAGTGGCCGCTTCCTCAACTCTGCAAGCACCAGTGCCGGGGAGCTCAACCCTTGGCCCGcccatgccaccccttcccccaaacccccacccttaacctgcctcttctccccccatttACTgcattgggcaaatcactttaccTCTGTGTGGCTCAGTCCATGGATAACATGGGGATAACGCTGCCTGGCAGCCTCACTAAATAGCTTCTAGACGTCATGATCAAAAGCGTCATGCAGAGGGTATGTTAGACTCAGCTTCACTGTTCAGCTTCAGCCCCTGGGCAATGGATATCCTGTAGTTCTAGATAAGATGTCATTTAGATGTGTTAATACCTGGCTAAAGGTAGGTCTGCTGCTTATCTCCCTCCCTGTGGGGCCCTGAAGCCATCCTAGACTCTGCCCAGAATCCCACCTTCACAGCTAATGCAGGGGACCATCCTTCCGCCTCTCCCAGCTGTTGTCCTCTTAGCTTCAAAGCTGATCCCTGGCCTGCCCCGGAGGCTTGTCTCAGAGCAAagggctcccagcccatccccatTGCAGGGACCCTGCCTGCTACAGACCCCCAGCTGGGAGAAACAAAAGGGAACCAAACGCTAAAGAAATAAGCCACACAAGGGTCTCTTCCCTCAGGACTCTGTAGCTGAGCTTTAGGGCCCACAAGCTGTAGGATGCACAGTCTCACCCGCCTGCAACACAACCCTGGTTCCAGCCCTCAGCTTCTTTTATACAGCTTCCTGGCTTTCCTCTCCACTTCTCATCCGCCTGTCGGCCCCAGCACTGCGTCCTTGCTGCACTCACTGCAGGCTCCTTGTcagcctgcagcagctcctgtcccagccccgaAGCAGAGGGAGTTCATCTGTGCAAGGAGGGAGGTCGAGATGATCAACAAAGTTtatggggttggggaggaaaggagagagcAACAGGGCTGTGACTGGGGAACGTGGCAGAACAGAGGTGGGGccatgggggaagaggtggagaagggaGCGGGGCCTTGTGGGAATACTTTGGACAGGGGAAGGGGCCTTGTGGAAAGAGGTGGGTCTGGGGACAGGAGCTTGGGGAATAGGCAAGGAAGGGCACATGGCCTCAGcggtccagttaccagcaattagaatgATTCTGATCCTGTAAGTTAGTGAGTTGTACACAGACCGATTCCTCAGTTTGTCatgctgacacagcacagtaaggccAGGAAAGGGATTAATGTCACTGTGACTGTCCAGTCAGTAATTCAGGAAGAGGGCCCAGCATcatgtcaccagccagctctgcatggaGGTCTGagacccagagcaccaggagaaaagtTTAGGTCCCTTCATGagtaaagagccggagcagcctgccccggatctgtttggtcctcaccccatagatgaCGGGATTTAGCACAGGGGGCGTCAAGTGGTACACATTGGCAATGAGAACATGGAAATGCCTAGGCACATTCTGGCTAAACCGGTAcgtgagggaggagaagagacctgGTATATAAAAGGCTAAAATAACAAAgagatgggagctgcaggtcccaaaagtcttgagccgggcgtcctttgtggggaggctgaagatggccctgaggatctggatataggacacAGCGATAAAAATCACATCCAGACCCATCACACAGAATAGCACAAAAaggccatagtaactactgacGCGGGTGTCGGCGCAGGCCAGATTCACTACGGCTATATGTGCGCAGTATGgctgggggatgatgttggttctgcaatacgGCCACTGCCTCGCCAGGACGGGAATGGGCAGTATAACCAGGCAGCCACGCAGCAGCACGGCCAGGCCAATCTTGGCCACAACGGGGTTTGTCAGGATGGCAGAATGTCTCAGGGGgttgcagatggccacatagcgatccagAGCCATGGCTACGAAGATGCAAGACTCCATCTCTAaaaagcagtgaatgaagtacatctgggtgaggcaggcactgaaaccgATCTCCCTGGAACTGAACCAGAAGATGTTCAGTGATTTGGGCAGGATAGATGTAGTCAGGACTAGGTCGGtgacggccagcatgcagaggaaatagtacatgggcccatgaAGGCTCGGCTCCatcttcacaatgaacaggatggtgaagttccccaagatcgTTATggtgtacatggtgcagaaggggatggagatccagatatgggctgcctccagcccaggaatgcccagcaggatgaaggtggaggggttctTGAAAGcagttgtgttggaatctgataTGGAGTAGgagagaaggtgtccaactctgagacaaaacggtgtctcctgcatgtactGTATGTTTCCTTGACTTCTTCTATGTGTCCAGggtctaggacaggggtgggcaaactttttggcccaagggccacattggggttgcaaaacagtatggagggccaggtagggaagactgtgacccctcccaaacagcccgccccccccaccccttatccaccccctcccacttcctgccccctgactgccccccctaagaacctccaaactcatccaacccctctgctccttgtccccaaccaacccccctccatccacccccccaccccctgaccacccccttccaggaccccctgcccctgaccgcccccttccaggaccctaccccttatccatcttccccccccagccccttttggaatgtggccccgcaaacatgggcggaggactcaagaggagcaggggcagccgcacagccagagagaagcggcggtttccccttcaaagggccgcttctctctggccggctgcgtggcctcccagtgctccccctgagtcctccgcctgcattccctgcgctcccgccatctgcaccgcccgcctgcatatgatttcagtgcagccagtgttgagcTGCCCaagtgcccggccctgggtccccctgttgttggggggcctttgccagggcaccctgtgttcacttgtaaatctgcccctgcaccgcgccgcccagccccggagccagccaggatgccgcgctgccagcacagcaagctgaggctgtgggggaggaaggacagccggggaggggccggggccagctgggagctcaggggctgggcaggatggccccgcaggccagatgtggctcgcggtccgtaatttgcccacctctgccctatccacacccccgccctctgaccaccaccccgaactcctctgccctctatccaaccccccctgtcccctgccaccttaccacactgcctggagcactgctggctggtggcgctacagccacgcagccgccgccaccgtgcagcacagagattgggtcaggccgggctccgcagctcgctgccccaggagctcgcagccccgccgcccagagcattgcgccagcggccgagcgagctgaggctgcgggggatgggggatggcaagggaggggccaagggtgagcctcctgggtcaggagctcgggggccgggcaggacagtcccgtgggccggatgtggcccgcgggccgtagtttgcccacccctggtctaggatGATGGTCGCTGTACAAATGCCTGtatggagagacaatgttaattTGAGACATTAAATGTACCACTGGAGGCTTTTCTAATGGATGAAGCAGATTGGttgctcttcacacactgaaaaatgacattttcattattcaggtAAATTAATTGTGAACACATGTCCTTACCAAtgccaattccatattttatggTGCCCCCTGCCTATATGGGAAACCTGAataggcaccagcaggaaacaaGAGTGCGAATACTAGTTATCCATCattgttccttaatgcaatgaAACCCAGGCTAGAGAGTCCATGCTCAAGGGAGTTCCCCATTCATCCAGTTGCTCAAAATCtgagtggaaaaaaaacaaagttttgaCAAAACACGTACCAGAGAGAAACATCCCAACTAGAAGACACCTCAGAAGAAAGACCTTGGCTTCACTCATAGTAGTGgccaaaacaaagaaaatgatgggatgcctaaggaatgggatggaggaAACCTgctctggatctggtcacccagTCTCTATAAAGGATATAGCTGATGGAAAGGGGATTTCTGAGACAGGCTAtgagaatgggggaggctgccATCTGTGgactgaaaagtctgggactgtttagtttagtGACGAGACAAAGAAGGGGGCTtatgatagaggagaggaaaatATAGAATGGAGCTGATTACATTCAAATGGAGAAACAGAGAACAGTTCTCTACCAGTAACATCTTTGGACACTTTgtgtttcaaaagggctaattctcCTCAGGTGAAGCAAATTATCAATAAaactgattgggaggaaaaattttgagagaaaaatgtgaatgagaaTTGGGTGTTCTTTACGAAGAGTTTATTAGACAGCTTGGAAGCCACAATTCCTCAGTCAAGATTGTGAACAACTTTGGCTAAAGCTTCTGttcagtggcaaagtgaaggcagGCATTGGAGGCAGGGGAAgcaatatataaacacacacaaacacaaataactggctctgtaatctagcagagaaatgcAGAGCAAGGCCCAATGGCTGGAAAATAAAGCCAGAAAAATACCAGCTGGAAGTAAAGGCCAAATTTTTAGCATTGAAGTGATTAATATTTGGAACAAGCTGCAAAGGGAATTGTTGGATTCTCCAACTCTGCATGTTTGTagatcaaaattggatgttttttctggaagatctgcttgaggacttgtctacacttaaaatgctatagTGGTTCTTCCTTATCTCTTACACCTATGGCAGGGTTTTTTTGCATCCAcacaggtaatccacctccccaagaggtggtagctaagtgGATTgtaaaattcttctgttgacctcaTGCCAACTATATCGcggttaggttgatataactacatctctcaggggtgtagatttttTTGCTGTTGCAAAAAATAAGCAAATGTAATTTTTGGATGCATTAGCCGAGGCATCACATGCAAGTCAAAGGAGGTGATAGTGCCACTGCACTGGGTGCTGGTTCGGCCTCAGCCGGAGAACTGGGTCTAATTTGGTCACCAGTGTATAGGAAGGACatagagaaactggaaatgaccagaggcaagcaacaaaaatgatgaaagggagAGAattcaagccatatgagcaaaggctgaaggaactctgtatgtttagtttgggaaagaggagactgagggggACATGGCAGCAGTCttccaggatttcaacaatttgcaccccaccatcaacttcagcctggaccagtccacagaagagatccacttcctggacactacagtgcaaataagcgatggtcacataaacaccaccctatactggaaacctactgaccgctatacttacctgcatgcctccagcttccatccaggacacaccacacgttccattgtctacagccaagctctaagatacaactgcatttgctccaatccttcagacagagacaaacacctacaggatcatTACCAAgcgctccaaaacatctgttaagtctataaggtgccacaagactctttgctgccccaaCAAAGAGAGTAACAcaacgccactagctgtcacctacagcccccaactaaaacctctccagcgcatcatcagggatctataacctctcctgaaggacaatccctcactctcacagacgttgggagacaggccagtccttacttacagacagcctcccaatcagaagcaaatactcaccagcaactacacaacaaaaacactaacccaggaaccaatccctgcaacaaaccccatttccaactctgtccgcatatctattcaagggacatcatcataggacttaaccacatcagccaaaccattaggggctcattcacctgcacatctaccaatttgatatatgccatcatgtgccagcaatgcccctctgccatccactcccagtcattattcaggcctaatttgatggtgtctagtttgcaaattaattccagttctgcagatagttgttggagtctgttttaatTTTGTTGTTGCTGATTTTGTCCACTGGACTgtccaaaccggacagtctctacgcaaaagaataaatggacacaaatcagacatcaagaattgtaacattcaaaaaccagtagtagagcacttcaatctctctggacacTCAATGATAGACTTAAAACTGTCAgttcttcaacaacaacaaaattaaaaGACTCCAACAACtatctgcagaactggaattaatttgcaaactggacaccatcaaattaggcctgaataaagactgggagtggatgggtcaccaccaaaagtaattttccctctgccgATACTCACAccatcttgtcaactgttggaaatgggccactttgattgcattggcctcgttagcactacaaaagtaattttccctcatttggtattcaccccttcttgtcaactgttgagaataggtcACATCCACCTTAATTAAATTGGCTTGTCAGAACTgactccccacttggtaagggaactcccatcttttcatgtattagaatatatattctgcttactgtatttttcactccatgcatctgatgaaatgggttttagtccatgaaagcttatgctaaaataaatatattagtctctaaggtgccacaaggactcctcattgtttttgctaatacagactaacacagttaccaCTCTGAAATAAAGAAGATGGAGAAACATTGTTCACTCTTGCCACagggggcaggacaagaggcattGGGTTCAaattacagcatagcagatttagattaaatctcagcaTAAACTGCCTAAATGTAGGAAtaggaggacaatggaacagacgcctcGGGAAATCATGGAGGCTGCTTAACTGCAGGTTTtaaaggaggctggatagtcatctgtcttggatggcttaaacacaacaaatcctgcatcttggcagggtcAGATTAGCTGACCCTTGCGGTTCCTTCTCCCCGTGTCTCTAGGATTCtatcattttcagttgcttataaatttgcCAAACTTTAAGCAATTGGACTGAAATTTCACATGCCGGGTGTCTGCTTCTGGCTAAATTGTTTTTTGAGTTTCCGGCATAACGTTTGAGCCGACTTCTCAAATGACGCTAGGAGaaaagatgtgttgctcatgctGAAACATTCTTAGAATTGTTCCAGTGAGGAGCCCAAGCACCTCCATGGAGATAAAAGTTAGGGAACAGCCCCCGCTCCCCCTTTAACAACCGgagccctgaaatgcaagagaAGGAGGTGACAGTGTCTCTGCATTAaaacacagctggctcctgaagTCCTTTCTCAGTTCTTActccaaggggagttttgcctcagtggggCTTGAGTAAACTggcctcagaatttggccttgcatTCTACATCTACTAACCCTTTCATCCTGAAGAATCTACTGTGGCACTGAAATAAAGCAAATTTGGGGCTGGAGGCCATCAGCCCAGGAGGGCACAGCAAAGAGGGACATTTTAACCCATGATACTTAAGCAAACTCATCCACTGTGGCAAGGGCCCTTGGATGTTTAATGGCTGTGCAGAGCGGAAAGGACCACAGACCTATTCTCTGTCCCATCACATCCatgttgcactgggtttgtcgagcaggtgagctctTCAGCAAGAAgtgggtacctgtgaatccttAAACAGAAGTGTCTTCCccgggaatccccctcaggtagcccACACgtctctcaccccagcatctgcagcagcatcccacaCTGAAAGCTGACACAGAGACGTGCACCATTTCTAATATAGCTCTGTACAATCCCAGGGTGGGTCTCTCAGCCTCTAGCAGATAAATGAGTATCtgaatgtaaacaggctggagacaagcctGTCTGGGGTTCTTTGCTCTTTATCCAGCTTTGGGAGTAAAtagtaattaagggaccttcccagaGGAAGATGAGAACTctggggctctgtgctgagtctgctgctctgtgcatttgtgtatattttaaaattatagttGATTGGTAGGAAAACAAGTGATAATGCTTAAAACTCCATAAGGTCTGATACCCTGTAAAGTCCCAAGAGTGATGGGTAGATAGTAAACAGACAGATCTATAGAAAGATGCGTTAGGGGAGACATAAGCACTTTCTGCAGGCACATGGTGCTGTTACTAAGTGATCAAAGAATTCTCCCCAATAACTCTCATCATACTGTGCAGCACCTTTCATTGAAGAA
Above is a genomic segment from Mauremys reevesii isolate NIE-2019 linkage group 8, ASM1616193v1, whole genome shotgun sequence containing:
- the LOC120370297 gene encoding olfactory receptor 52M1-like, with the protein product MQETPFCLRVGHLLSYSISDSNTTAFKNPSTFILLGIPGLEAAHIWISIPFCTMYTITILGNFTILFIVKMEPSLHGPMYYFLCMLAVTDLVLTTSILPKSLNIFWFSSREIGFSACLTQMYFIHCFLEMESCIFVAMALDRYVAICNPLRHSAILTNPVVAKIGLAVLLRGCLVILPIPVLARQWPYCRTNIIPQPYCAHIAVVNLACADTRVSSYYGLFVLFCVMGLDVIFIAVSYIQILRAIFSLPTKDARLKTFGTCSSHLFVILAFYIPGLFSSLTYRFSQNVPRHFHVLIANVYHLTPPVLNPVIYGVRTKQIRGRLLRLFTHEGT